The window CCATTTTGTTGCAAATTATTGTTTATATAGATTTTTTAGTTTAATCTGTTTAATTGGATTTTGATGGCTAGAATAAGTTTTTTTTATTCCATGTTTCCTTGCTTTATTAAGAGATAATTAGTTAAGCTTCACAATTAATATTTTGATGGCAACAGACTTAAATTAATAAACTTAAGCAGGCTGATTTTGAACTAATAAAGGGTGGGTGCATTATTTGGTGAGCAATTTAATAATATTAAGTTCTTAAGTTGCAAAATATAGGTTTTTTCTGTTGAATCAGAAGCATTAGCAATTTAGTCTTTTTGTATAGAATTTATTTTGTTGGGATCTTTTCACTTTTTATCTAATCATGCCTTTGGAATTGATATTTCAATTATTAGGTCCATCTGTTGTGCTCATTATGTGGGATTGATTCACGAGTTAAGTCGATATCTAGTTCAAGTAATTTGGCCGTAAAGTGTTGAGTTGAAGCAAACCTTTGGTTTAATAAACGGTGTACTTCATCCATAAAGTTATTTTCATAATTCATGGCCTCACAACAActcaaattagtttaggaaataattaattatgaacaTTCATGGTTTGTTTTAGTTGAATACATTCTTTTGAAGCAAGTTGAGGTGCGCCATTCGCAAGAAAACTTCATAacccatggccctcacttaattaattttaatcctttagaaatcgggGTGTGCCATTTAGTTAAATTTTTTATGGctctcgcaaacttgaaagtgcgtagttgctttaggtgcgatatttaaattaatctccttaaactcgggtgtgtatttatgtgacccaaatccaactctcaacaatgttagataaaatatgttggggaccgcgggtgcatttatgtgacgtggttcaagacgtgctTTAAATAatgttgaaatcttcctaaaaaaataattaaataaaagtgggtttaaagttaaaattgcaccataggctaaaacatgtactaaaatcaagtaaataggccaattataacaattgagcaaccgtgctagaaccacagaactcgggaatgcctaataccttctcccgggttaacagaatttcttacccgaatttctgtgttcgcggactgtactacagagtcaatcttttcctcgattcgagatttgaaccgatgacttgggacaccataaattatcccaagtggcgactctgaattttatataaaaataatctcgtttcgattgtcactttatgttggaaaaaactctctatATCCCCTttcgggtgtaggtaaaaaggaggtgtgacagtgggattcttgaagaagaacatattcacccgttttGGGACCCCGAGAGCAattatcagtgacggaggcaccCACTTCTGTAATTGAGCCTTCGAGAAGTTGCTAgcaaagtatgatgtacgccaTATGGTGGTTACCCCTTATCACCCGCAGACTAGTGGACAGGTTGAAGTGTCCAATAGAGAGATAAAAAGTGTATTGACCAAGACTGTAAACGCCACAAGAACTGAATGGGCgaaaaagctagatgatgcactctagtCTTATATAACTGCTTttaaaacaccaattggtatgtcaccatataagttggtgcttgggaaggcctgccacttaccagtggaacttgaacataaagTTTGGTGGGCACTGAAACAGCTGAACCTAGACATTAAGGTTGCGGGCACAACGAGAATCActgaattgcatgagctcgacgAGTTCAGATATCtggcttttgagagcacaaggttgtacaaggaaagaatgaagaggttgcatgATCAGAACATTGTTGAGCGACATTTCAAACCCGGGGACATGGTATTACTCTATAACTCAAGATTACGGTTGTTCCCTGGTAAGCTTAAGTCACAATAGTCTGGTCCATTTCGGGTGGTCGAAGTATTCCCTTCAGGGGCTATGGAGATTGCCTCGGAGAAAGACTCTcacacatttagagtcaatgggcagagaTTGAAGCTATATGTAGGAATGATTGAACCAAAAAAGTGACAGAGATCCACCTGACAGAACCTCAGAGGTCGAGCGAACTGTAAATGCGCttatctgcgtcgtgccgcgacattaaatcaggcgctgcatgggaggcaacccacgaacGTTGTTGTTAgtatttttcttatgtaccttcctataaaaaaaggaagaaaaaaaattctgggcagcaccgcgaccgcggtgagaGGCGAGTATTTTGCCTCGCGTCATCCAACCCACTGCGACCGCGGTGGGACCGCGGTAGAACCGCGTGAGACATTAACATTCTGCCTCCGACTTTTAAACCCACCACGGCCGCGGTAGGACCGCGGTCGACCGTGGTGGGCACCAGgtactttttttgtttttttttctttttccttcttttcttcctCTTATATTTTATACTTATTAAAACTCCCCCCCTCATAAAACTACCCAAAACATCCGAACCCCCCTTCtttatctctcaatctctctctctctctaaaccctaACTCCCAAAAAAAAGcccccctttcttcttcttcttcttcactcttACTACTCCCTCATCTCCGTTCCTCTCACCTCTTCTTCCATTAAGGTATGCTACTCACCTTccccctctcttttctttttgtattgtATGTAGTTATATGCTAGCCTAGTATTTGTAATTGTGTAGTGATGTTTCGTTGATTTTTGTtagttttcttcttgttttttcttttgaatttcgtTTTTGAGATTGATTGGTGAAGGGGTTGTGTGTATAATGTGGTGGAAGGGGGTGAATGTTTGTGGGTGTTGAATGAAGTGTTGTGGGGTGTGATGGTGTAGTAGAATCTTTGATTTGGAACGAGCTTTAATGTATCCATATGGGCTATGTGCATAAAGAAATTGTcttgcccacaaggtgtttgggAAATTGCCCCAATGGAGTTATAAGGGGCTAATGTGATATGGttgtggtgaagtctgagtaaccacccaTAGTCACACATTTTACACACTCACTGAGAGATGTTTCTCTGTTTGACAGGTAAAATGAGTTCATCTAGGAAGAGACGCAATGTCGGGTCCTCCGCTAGTGGACCGGAAAGCTCTTCGAGAGGTAGGAGTCAGGCCAGTGCACCACAGTTTGACAGCACTAGGTTTGTCTCCAAACCGGCAGAGGACAAGTACAATGCAAAGGCAGCTAAGAAATTGCTACATGAGGTGCATATTGACCGACAAGCTTTAGAGGTAGAATGCCCAAATATCTTCAATGAGTTGAGGAGGTATCAGCTGGACATCTTCTTCGAGGTACCGGAGGTGGCCAATGTTCAGATGGTAAGGGAGTTCTATGCTAACTGCCCGGAACATGAGAATGGGGTTGTCACTGTATGCAATACCCGGGTAGATACATCCCTAGAGGCCATCCGAAGGATGTACCAGCTGCCAGTGTTCTGGGGGGAATATGATGTTTATCGTACTTATAGCCGAACAAATGCCTTGTGGGCAACTCTTCTTGAGACTATTTGTGTTCCAAATAGAGAATACATATGGATAAAGCACCGAATCACACTTAACTCCCAGTCTCTTAATTGGGAGGCTAAGTGTTGGCTCACCATTATCAACAGTCGAATGTTGCCCTCCAGCAATATGACAGATGTCAATCAACCACGGGCGGCAGCGATCTACTATTTCATGGCCCACAGGGATTTTGATGTGGCTCGGATCCTCCATGACGAGATGCTCATTAGATCACCTGAGTTGCTCAAAGGCTTCTACTTCCCTTCTCTAGTCACCAGGCTGTGCCATCTAGCTAGAGTCCCTGAAGACCCTAGAGTTGATGGGAAATTGCCACTGAAAGCCCCGTTCCTGGCAAGAAAAATCAGAATTGGGATGGAGCCGCTGGTAGATGTTGTTGAATCAGATGATGAATCTGACGATGATGATGCGGAGGCAGCTGAGGTCCCACCACCTACGAGAGTTGATGAGGCATGCCCATCACAGCCCCGCCGGAGTACCCGCATGACAGCTTTGGAGCAGGAGATGGCTGGGTTGCATACCTCAGTCACTGATTTGGGTGCCCGCGTAGACGCGATGGTTGAATGGCAGGTGAAGTCGGAGAAGAAATTCTTAGGCTGGCTGAGAGCTCTGGGTCGTGCTTGCCATGTGAACCCAGATACCGTCTCCGATCAGGAGTGATCTTACAGGGAAGTTCCTCTACCTCactgtttttaaattttttatgccatgaggacatgtctacattttaagtgtggggtgggggatacttccatgtatgtatatatttgtaACAATTTGgttgtttaatttctttttgtGTTTCGCTTTGAtggtttttggtgttttgagaaatAATCTCATTAGGTAAGTTAAAgtaggtaagtgacttgtcccgacgatggatctcgtTCGACGGGGTTCTTGAGGGTCTCTTGAGGGACATaagttgaaatatatatataaggactcttcctgatgacggataTTTGAGACAGTTCTTGAGGGAAGTTGGTCTAGAGAAAAtcccaaaaagattttttattttatttttaggtagtgtagtaactcccccttggtttttctttgggccacggttcttttctaagggtttagcttgaaccgggtgtcggtagtttttgttattttgtttttagttttagttAGCATTGATGAGCTACGAGCTGAAATAGAAAGAGAATCCATTGGCGTTAATACACATGAACACAATCAACACTAGAGTGTAACGCCTAAGCTCAATGGTTGACCGGGTGTATGTTTGTGCCTTAAGCACTTGAATGGTATTGAAATTATGCAAAAGCAAAAGTGTGTGGTGGTgatttggtttttgagtggaaccattgaAATAGAGAAAGGGTGCAGAGTTTTGAAGAGTAAAAGAATAAGAACCACACAAAAAAATGAATGAGTAAATGTAGTAGTTGATAAGTGGTGGTTGTTACAATGACACCTAATGGATGGGGATgttgtaaataaaaaaaaagtggtGGAGTGTTTGGTTGACATAAGTATGATTTTGAAGGTTAAtgtaattgtattaaaagtgcttagggaggttagtcactattcccaaatatatcctacccgtcctttaacctacattacaaccaagtaaagtcctattgatcttagactgagtgggctcgattagtagagtagtacactacgggcaagcctatggtgcatctctgtggcatgtgaatgttctttttgagagtgagcgaattttgtctatctaagttcctaattgttctaaaTATCATTATATGtagaactactctcttgtgtgatgtgagggcatgtgattcacaaaggaaaggtaagtcttgactcTTGTATAGAGTAGTTTGAGTAAGCGCGAATGTTGCATGGTACGAGAGATTCGACTTTTGAGGTAAAGGTTGTTCACTACTAGGTGCAACTTTGGTAAATTGTTCAAGGTGTGAGTCGTTTAGGGAAGGAACTTTGatagagtgtggtggattgctagaggactagcaatgatttaagtgtggggtgttgatattaggctatatagatgatatttacaccttaatattatcatgctttattgttgttttgtaggcaaattgccaacaaaatgctctaaatgTTGTTCTTTTGTTTCGCAGGGAATATTCTAAGTGAGGAGGCACCACAGAGTGTTTTGGAGgcaataatgtgaagaaaacgcTCACTCAAGAAGTACCCGAGCACAAGGAAGCAAGAAAATGGACTGAGCAaattccaccgcgaccgcggtggaaccGCAGTGGAACCGCGACAGATTAAGCGTCAAGGCAGAATGCTCGGCGTTCACCGCGGTCTTGCCGCGACCGCATAGCACTGTTCACTCGCCAGGAATTTGGGGACCAAAGTGTAAATTCGGGAAAACTTGTTCCAAACCCTTATAAGCTCTAGAAACTCGCCCAAGATTGTgttaagcttgtttttagactactttgaaggcaagaacaagtgtgagaagatcaaccaaacattagagtttttctatctccttttattttcttgcaattacctattatgaataatttagtagttttatcttgttttgtcatgagtagctaattttctagtctagggttttgatggaatctattgaaggatgaacttcttgttatgttaatatagtttgcccagtttaatctctatttgttcaactatgtgcttgttgtagttaattgacaggatcctcaattagctgtgcctatttagtatgcataactcgggagagagtgcatatttaggtaattgttgaataacaccactcccaaagtatatgagggatcaataactaAGGG of the Nicotiana tabacum cultivar K326 chromosome 7, ASM71507v2, whole genome shotgun sequence genome contains:
- the LOC107779804 gene encoding uncharacterized protein LOC107779804; the encoded protein is MSSSRKRRNVGSSASGPESSSRGRSQASAPQFDSTRFVSKPAEDKYNAKAAKKLLHEVHIDRQALEVECPNIFNELRRYQLDIFFEVPEVANVQMVREFYANCPEHENGVVTVCNTRVDTSLEAIRRMYQLPVFWGEYDVYRTYSRTNALWATLLETICVPNREYIWIKHRITLNSQSLNWEAKCWLTIINSRMLPSSNMTDVNQPRAAAIYYFMAHRDFDVARILHDEMLIRSPELLKGFYFPSLVTRLCHLARVPEDPRVDGKLPLKAPFLARKIRIGMEPLVDVVESDDESDDDDAEAAEVPPPTRVDEACPSQPRRSTRMTALEQEMAGLHTSVTDLGARVDAMVEWQVKSEKKFLGWLRALGRACHVNPDTVSDQE